The Paenibacillus uliginis N3/975 genome has a window encoding:
- a CDS encoding alpha/beta-type small acid-soluble spore protein, whose product MAQRGSRSNNLVVPQANAALQQLKMEAAQELGVTIPQDGYMGHYTSRENGSLGGYITKRLVQIAEQSLSGRNS is encoded by the coding sequence ATGGCACAAAGAGGTTCCCGCAGCAATAATCTGGTTGTACCACAAGCAAATGCAGCCCTGCAGCAACTTAAAATGGAAGCAGCTCAAGAACTGGGTGTCACCATTCCTCAAGACGGTTACATGGGTCATTATACTTCCCGTGAAAACGGATCGCTGGGTGGATATATAACCAAGCGTCTTGTACAAATCGCAGAACAGTCGCTTTCTGGTCGTAACTCGTAA